The following nucleotide sequence is from Bacteroidota bacterium.
AAGGGACTCCGAGATGGCCGAGAAGTCTTGCCGTGCGAGCTGAAGATGTTCGATCAGAAGCGCCCGACGATCTGCTCGACTCGTGGCATCCGAAAAGGCGAGACCTTTACGCGGGATATGCTGACAACCAAGGGGCCAAACCGCGGCCTGGCCCCGCGGCTCATTCCCGAGATCGTCGGCAAACAGGCTCTCGAGGACATTCCGCCCGACACGCATATCACATTTGCGATGGTGGACCTGTGACGATTGTGATTTGTATTTTATGGAGGAGATAGATGCAATTCCCCATCGGATATTTTTGAGATGAGCGTTATTCTCAGCCGCCAGCGTATGTATAAAATCATGAGTCGGGAAAAATGATACAAAAACATTTTTTAGGGGCGTACGCACACGGCCCGATAATAATACCCCGGATGACGTCAGGGCTTGCATTTCTTTTGTATTGTTGGTTTTCAATGACCGGATGTATGGCACAAGCTGGTTATCACTCACAGTTACTTCAAATTTTTTAGGATAATACATGCGTTTGCCCGATTGCTTATTATATATTTTATAAGCACTCTCTTTTGCTGTCCATATAAGCCATGCTGCATAGGCAAGCATATTGCTTGAACATATATAACGTTGCTCCTTTGGAGTGAATAGCTTATTTAAATAGCGCTGTGTAAGAAAGTGCTTGTTTTCTACAGCATGCTTTATGCTTACAATATCGTTCCCAATAAACATCTGAATGTTATGTTGTTTTTTGCTTTGTGACAACTGCTATTGCGT
It contains:
- a CDS encoding 4-phosphopantetheinyl transferase family protein; protein product: MFIGNDIVSIKHAVENKHFLTQRYLNKLFTPKEQRYICSSNMLAYAAWLIWTAKESAYKIYNKQSGKRMYYPKKFEVTVSDNQLVPYIRSLKTNNTKEMQALTSSGVLLSGRVRTPLKNVFVSFFPTHDFIHTLAAENNAHLKNIRWGIASISSIKYKSQSSQVHHRKCDMRVGRNVLESLFADDLGNEPRGQAAVWPLGCQHIPRKGLAFSDATSRADRRALLIEHLQLARQDFSAISESL